Proteins found in one Methanospirillum hungatei JF-1 genomic segment:
- a CDS encoding TIM barrel protein: MKEIINISGYSVDLERYNNSWEEVRRFVKDMECSGVELLMGGEYDETIPRDLISSVHLPGWLGWVRLWREPESVPAKCDPFKQAYYYGAATPDTLIRTFCDNLEKAGKLGAVYAVFHITHIELDEFFTRNHRYSYHEVLSSAASFLNAVCRNYPGGEPPVTIGFENLWWPGLTFLSQAEVDFFTEQLEFNNWIFVLDTGHMMNAGDIRTEQDGIVYVISALDGLSERTIRRIRSVHFQCSTSGAYQREHFFREPPSGFSSLSYGDQISLLMPMVAKLDEHRPFSDPWCKKIIEIINPDYLVHEFTSRSRDEFQEKIMAQKNTLKRSIEVTIP; the protein is encoded by the coding sequence ATGAAAGAAATTATCAATATATCTGGATATTCCGTTGATTTGGAACGGTATAACAACTCCTGGGAAGAAGTCAGGAGATTTGTAAAGGATATGGAATGTTCAGGTGTTGAACTCCTGATGGGGGGAGAATATGACGAAACAATCCCAAGGGATCTCATATCATCGGTTCACCTTCCCGGCTGGCTTGGATGGGTACGCCTCTGGCGGGAACCTGAATCAGTTCCTGCGAAATGTGATCCATTCAAACAGGCATACTATTATGGAGCTGCAACGCCGGATACACTCATCCGGACATTTTGTGATAACCTGGAAAAAGCCGGAAAACTGGGTGCAGTATATGCGGTGTTTCATATCACCCATATTGAACTTGACGAATTTTTTACCCGGAACCACCGATATTCCTATCACGAAGTCCTCTCCTCTGCTGCCTCATTTTTAAATGCCGTCTGTAGGAATTATCCAGGTGGTGAGCCCCCGGTGACTATTGGATTTGAAAACCTCTGGTGGCCTGGGCTGACGTTCTTATCACAGGCTGAAGTGGATTTTTTTACGGAGCAACTTGAATTTAATAACTGGATCTTTGTCCTTGATACCGGACATATGATGAATGCTGGAGATATCCGGACTGAACAGGATGGAATTGTATATGTTATATCAGCTCTTGATGGGTTATCTGAGAGAACGATAAGACGGATTCGATCAGTTCATTTCCAATGTAGCACCTCCGGAGCATATCAAAGAGAACACTTTTTCAGGGAACCCCCATCCGGTTTTTCGAGTCTCTCATATGGGGATCAAATTTCTCTGCTCATGCCCATGGTTGCTAAACTTGATGAACACCGGCCTTTTTCAGATCCATGGTGTAAAAAAATAATTGAGATAATTAACCCTGACTACCTGGTGCATGAATTTACCAGTAGATCAAGAGATGAATTTCAGGAAAAGATTATGGCTCAGAAAAATACTCTAAAAAGGAGTATAGAAGTTACAATTCCCTGA
- a CDS encoding IS1634-like element ISMhu8 family transposase: MQVKKRIKKINGIEYWYEDTPYYDKEKKQIRHKSKYLGKNIDGQPVKVRTSEMIPARMVVSSAPKFAYNHGNLLPLQSITQELSIQATLEEFLSESETDTLLTLVYNRILRPTAMTNVQVWYEGSSLWLNNNKLPLSSQRISEFLANLGQKNIPEEFMRRFAAQIEPNATLLYDITSLSSSSKLLESLEYGYNRDNDGLPQINFSLVVDKEKGIPVRYDIYPGSIADITTLKNTIIRLRDAGSEQFRLVMDRGFFSQTTLAELLSENIPFILPATYQLTSIKELMSKSQNKVKQAEYLQKLEKGPIFAMPVKLEHQLEIDDKPRTITVDGYCYYDPKREQDERDSFYVQLFDAADRLKKARPQSWKRPEVVVNEIAKGFARYLKWKFTDGTFEVSIRQKAVTQRINRLGRFILFYNGELDWLSCLTLYRERDAVEKCFLRMKNDLDTLPLNARREDTVRGYLFMVFIALIIRMRLQMILKETGLSKQYSVEKLLLELEKIKLFVLSQGEIIQSEVSKKNREILTALSLCA; the protein is encoded by the coding sequence ATGCAGGTTAAAAAACGTATCAAAAAAATTAATGGGATTGAGTACTGGTACGAAGATACTCCTTACTATGATAAAGAAAAAAAGCAGATCCGGCATAAATCAAAGTACCTCGGAAAAAACATAGATGGGCAACCTGTTAAGGTTCGAACGAGTGAAATGATTCCTGCACGAATGGTAGTTTCTTCTGCCCCAAAATTCGCATATAATCACGGGAATCTGCTACCACTTCAAAGTATTACCCAAGAGCTTTCAATACAGGCAACACTGGAAGAATTTCTTTCAGAATCAGAAACGGATACATTATTAACTCTCGTTTACAACCGAATTCTTCGCCCAACGGCGATGACAAATGTTCAGGTGTGGTATGAAGGATCTTCACTATGGCTAAATAACAATAAATTGCCTCTATCTAGCCAAAGAATAAGTGAATTCTTGGCAAACCTTGGTCAAAAAAACATCCCTGAAGAGTTTATGAGACGATTCGCTGCTCAAATTGAACCAAATGCAACTCTTCTCTATGACATTACCAGTTTATCCAGTTCATCTAAACTTTTAGAGAGCCTAGAATATGGATACAATCGGGATAATGATGGCCTTCCTCAGATTAATTTTTCACTGGTAGTGGATAAGGAAAAAGGTATTCCCGTCCGTTATGATATATATCCAGGAAGTATTGCCGACATCACTACGTTGAAAAATACCATCATACGATTGAGAGATGCTGGTTCAGAACAATTTAGACTAGTAATGGATAGAGGTTTCTTTTCCCAAACCACATTGGCTGAACTTTTGAGCGAGAATATCCCTTTTATTCTGCCTGCGACCTATCAACTCACGTCAATTAAAGAATTAATGAGTAAATCTCAAAATAAGGTAAAACAAGCTGAATATCTTCAGAAATTGGAGAAAGGTCCTATATTTGCAATGCCAGTGAAATTAGAGCATCAATTAGAGATCGATGATAAACCTCGAACAATTACTGTTGATGGCTATTGCTATTATGACCCAAAAAGAGAACAGGATGAAAGAGATTCTTTTTATGTACAATTATTCGACGCGGCTGATAGATTGAAGAAAGCAAGACCACAAAGTTGGAAAAGACCTGAAGTAGTGGTGAATGAAATCGCGAAAGGGTTTGCACGTTACCTGAAATGGAAATTTACAGACGGAACATTCGAGGTTTCAATAAGACAGAAAGCAGTTACTCAAAGAATAAATCGCCTAGGACGATTTATTCTTTTTTACAACGGCGAATTAGACTGGCTTTCCTGTCTCACCCTTTATCGTGAGAGAGATGCAGTTGAGAAGTGTTTCTTAAGAATGAAGAACGATTTGGACACTTTACCTCTTAATGCAAGAAGAGAAGATACGGTGAGGGGTTATTTGTTCATGGTTTTTATAGCCCTTATCATTAGAATGAGATTACAAATGATTTTGAAGGAAACGGGCCTTTCAAAACAATATTCTGTCGAAAAACTACTTCTCGAACTTGAAAAGATCAAACTTTTTGTACTATCTCAGGGAGAGATTATTCAATCTGAAGTCAGTAAGAAAAATAGAGAAATTTTGACTGCATTAAGTCTATGCGCCTAA
- a CDS encoding AbrB/MazE/SpoVT family DNA-binding domain-containing protein, producing the protein MEKDTILLRISYIISEYLIPRRVWFNKVIIITSQTKISEGYSTVLPAEIRKTLTLTPGDILQWYIDNNTEAVA; encoded by the coding sequence ATGGAAAAAGATACTATTTTACTTCGTATATCATATATTATTAGTGAATACTTAATACCTAGGAGAGTATGGTTCAATAAGGTGATTATCATAACTAGTCAGACAAAAATTTCAGAAGGTTACTCGACAGTTCTCCCTGCTGAAATCAGAAAAACACTAACCCTAACTCCCGGGGATATTCTCCAATGGTATATTGACAATAATACAGAGGCTGTTGCATAA
- a CDS encoding sirohydrochlorin cobaltochelatase: MTYIGAHKDKLVSLTIVPGIHAWIEYSGDVKNQSWQKKFESNCISVTVEAKGLGEYNLVIELFMYLRRIARLGYPNPAFQERTVRFSPQSAQVFHYPLLWA; the protein is encoded by the coding sequence TTGACATATATCGGGGCACATAAGGACAAACTGGTGTCACTCACCATTGTTCCGGGTATTCATGCATGGATAGAATATTCAGGCGATGTTAAAAATCAGTCATGGCAGAAAAAGTTTGAATCCAATTGTATATCTGTCACGGTTGAAGCCAAAGGATTGGGAGAATATAATCTGGTCATAGAATTGTTCATGTACCTGCGTCGAATAGCCAGGTTAGGTTACCCTAACCCAGCCTTCCAAGAACGGACCGTGCGATTTTCACCGCAATCCGCTCAAGTTTTTCACTACCCGCTTTTATGGGCGTAG
- a CDS encoding group II intron maturase-specific domain-containing protein → MKFRKFKGKFLIQPSKKAIAAIIDKVRVIIKSAKAWKQEDLIKALNPVIKGWAMYHRTVSASMTFGKLDWVVRNMLWRWAKRRHNNKGKRWIARKYWHPTLTRKQVFRTSTLTLENFSNTKIQYRKFIKLDANPFIDTEYFENRPGVFLSKQRSIRMFLHYAHKSG, encoded by the coding sequence CTGAAATTCAGAAAATTCAAAGGCAAATTCCTGATACAACCTTCGAAGAAAGCTATTGCCGCAATCATTGATAAAGTAAGGGTAATCATTAAGTCGGCGAAGGCCTGGAAACAGGAAGACCTTATCAAAGCCCTAAATCCCGTAATTAAGGGATGGGCAATGTATCACCGGACGGTTTCTGCAAGTATGACCTTTGGGAAACTTGACTGGGTTGTCCGAAATATGTTGTGGAGATGGGCAAAGCGCCGTCATAATAATAAAGGGAAGAGATGGATTGCCAGAAAATACTGGCACCCAACACTTACCAGAAAACAGGTCTTTAGAACCTCTACTCTTACTCTCGAAAACTTCTCCAACACCAAAATTCAATACCGAAAATTCATAAAACTGGATGCAAATCCGTTTATTGATACCGAGTATTTTGAAAACAGGCCAGGAGTTTTCCTCTCAAAGCAAAGATCGATACGGATGTTCCTTCACTACGCCCATAAAAGCGGGTAG
- a CDS encoding reverse transcriptase domain-containing protein has translation MNGISSITHKSEDISDRKLAKQWKKFPFAKARDYVKRLQTRIAKAVKNGQCRLARRLQYLLTHSFYAKMLAVQRVTKNRGKRSAGVDGEKWTTPEQKMKAALTLSDKGYRAKPLRRIYIPKPQSSKMRPLSIPTMYDRAMQALYAMALMPWAETTADKTSFGFRMKRNAQDAASYTFQCLSRKTSGQWILEGDIKGCFDNFAHQWMLDNIPLDQRILNQFLKAGYIYDGILYRNKSGTPQGGLISPLLANMALDGMERMLKEHFPGNKVHLIRFADDFLVTADSQETALQCKELITEFLHERGLELSEEKTKIVHINEGFDFLG, from the coding sequence ATGAACGGGATAAGTTCAATTACGCATAAAAGCGAGGACATCTCGGACAGAAAACTTGCAAAACAATGGAAGAAATTTCCATTTGCTAAAGCAAGAGATTATGTAAAGCGACTTCAGACACGTATCGCAAAAGCAGTGAAGAACGGCCAATGTCGACTTGCAAGACGACTCCAGTATCTGCTTACACATTCGTTTTATGCAAAAATGTTGGCAGTACAACGAGTAACCAAAAACAGAGGTAAAAGAAGTGCAGGAGTAGATGGGGAAAAATGGACCACCCCTGAACAGAAAATGAAAGCAGCATTAACGCTTTCGGACAAGGGCTATCGGGCAAAACCTCTCCGGAGAATCTACATCCCTAAACCGCAATCGAGTAAAATGCGACCTCTTTCGATTCCAACCATGTATGACCGTGCTATGCAAGCTTTGTATGCAATGGCTCTTATGCCTTGGGCTGAGACCACAGCAGACAAGACATCATTCGGATTCCGAATGAAGCGAAATGCACAGGATGCTGCTTCATACACTTTTCAGTGCTTAAGCAGAAAGACTTCGGGCCAATGGATATTAGAAGGTGACATAAAAGGGTGCTTCGATAATTTCGCACACCAATGGATGCTTGATAACATCCCTCTTGACCAAAGAATCCTTAACCAATTCCTGAAAGCCGGTTATATTTATGATGGAATACTCTACCGTAACAAGTCAGGTACGCCCCAAGGCGGCTTAATTTCCCCCTTATTGGCTAACATGGCTCTTGACGGCATGGAAAGAATGTTGAAAGAACACTTTCCCGGAAATAAGGTTCATCTCATACGGTTTGCAGATGATTTTCTCGTAACGGCAGACTCACAGGAAACGGCACTCCAGTGCAAGGAACTCATCACTGAATTTCTTCATGAACGAGGGCTTGAACTCTCTGAGGAAAAGACCAAAATCGTTCATATCAACGAGGGGTTCGATTTCCTGGGCTGA
- a CDS encoding response regulator, translating into MYSILYVDDEPIIRDLISLFLPKFGEFSIDLAEDPDTGLIMHQEKKYDAIISDFDMPGSNGITFLINLRSTGDKTPFILFTGKSREEIAVEALNWGADHYLHKGGGSDQFRELAHVTIHAIQRHQSIEEVKRSSATRSSKSDCEPGLKSGTPPNPFWASLPARACLAINGCEAAGTTW; encoded by the coding sequence ATGTATTCTATCTTGTATGTTGATGATGAACCAATAATTCGGGATCTCATCAGCTTATTTCTCCCTAAATTTGGTGAATTCTCCATAGACCTGGCTGAAGATCCTGATACCGGTCTGATAATGCATCAGGAAAAGAAATATGATGCAATTATTTCAGATTTTGATATGCCTGGATCAAATGGCATTACCTTTCTTATCAATCTTCGATCAACTGGTGACAAAACTCCATTTATTCTTTTTACCGGGAAAAGCAGGGAAGAGATAGCGGTAGAAGCCCTGAACTGGGGTGCAGATCACTATCTCCATAAAGGTGGAGGATCTGATCAGTTCCGTGAACTTGCTCATGTTACCATACATGCCATCCAGCGGCATCAATCAATTGAAGAAGTAAAACGATCCAGTGCGACAAGAAGCAGTAAATCGGATTGCGAACCCGGTTTAAAATCGGGAACGCCACCCAATCCATTCTGGGCGTCCCTACCTGCACGTGCGTGTTTAGCAATAAACGGGTGCGAAGCTGCAGGAACAACGTGGTGA
- a CDS encoding sirohydrochlorin cobaltochelatase, with the protein MKGHGKKIESHGAVLLVSIGTTQAEGRAVIDTCIKKIQKEYPKAEVAYSFTSEPVRLVLREQNEYILGPLAAITSLLDKGHSQVVVQPLFITSGARYHELYPIITALNELAGAHGAVGFDGILISSSLLMNPEDYVDTAQAIESIYSIKAKDEAVVLVSPTAEGGAEPALCQLQMILDDICPGGQIIIGTVNGYPDFEKVKKRLSHIGAKKVKLVPLTIVPGIHAWIELSGNANTQSWQKQLESIGCSVTVETKGLGEYDQVIELFMNRLKRTAESHNFLK; encoded by the coding sequence ATGAAAGGTCATGGCAAGAAAATTGAGAGTCATGGAGCAGTGTTACTTGTCTCCATCGGAACGACCCAGGCGGAAGGGAGAGCAGTTATTGATACCTGTATAAAGAAGATACAGAAAGAATATCCAAAAGCAGAGGTTGCGTATTCATTCACATCCGAACCGGTCAGACTTGTCCTGCGGGAACAGAATGAATATATTCTGGGACCTCTGGCGGCGATTACATCTCTTCTGGATAAAGGTCATTCACAGGTTGTTGTGCAGCCATTATTCATTACATCCGGGGCACGATATCATGAGTTATATCCGATTATCACTGCCCTCAATGAACTAGCCGGAGCACATGGAGCAGTGGGTTTTGACGGGATACTTATCAGTTCCTCACTGCTCATGAACCCGGAGGATTATGTTGACACGGCTCAGGCAATCGAGTCAATTTACTCAATTAAGGCAAAAGATGAGGCAGTTGTTCTGGTATCTCCAACGGCAGAAGGGGGAGCTGAACCTGCATTATGCCAACTGCAGATGATTCTGGATGATATCTGTCCAGGTGGTCAGATTATTATTGGAACAGTGAATGGTTATCCGGATTTTGAGAAAGTGAAAAAACGTCTGTCCCATATCGGAGCAAAGAAAGTTAAACTGGTTCCACTCACCATCGTTCCGGGAATTCATGCATGGATAGAACTTTCCGGCAATGCAAATACCCAGTCGTGGCAGAAGCAGTTAGAATCCATTGGTTGTTCTGTCACAGTTGAAACCAAAGGATTAGGAGAATATGATCAGGTCATTGAACTGTTCATGAATCGGCTGAAAAGAACGGCTGAATCACATAATTTCCTTAAATAA
- a CDS encoding type IV pilin N-terminal domain-containing protein, which produces MIAVRKDEAVSPVVGILLMLVVTIIIAAVVSGFAGSLASDQSKAPQISLGVKGIIQNISDTDKTNYQADHPSGFVSANGLEFEHKGGESFALADVALQIQSGDTKTIIDLSDKIPSTTCLPPSVDKYIMEIGDDDGFIKPGDKFMVYADDCRIDSSGSVISWKPDGAAGGFAAYLNTKCEYKLIDKASDKVMQQGSFVLQ; this is translated from the coding sequence ATGATCGCTGTAAGAAAAGATGAAGCGGTTTCACCGGTTGTTGGCATTCTCCTGATGCTGGTAGTAACGATTATCATCGCTGCAGTAGTCAGTGGATTTGCCGGATCATTAGCTTCAGATCAATCCAAAGCCCCTCAGATCTCTCTTGGAGTAAAAGGGATTATCCAAAATATTTCCGATACAGATAAAACCAACTATCAAGCAGATCATCCATCCGGATTTGTGTCCGCAAATGGTTTGGAATTTGAACATAAGGGTGGAGAATCTTTTGCTCTTGCAGATGTTGCCCTCCAGATTCAATCAGGTGACACAAAAACAATTATTGATTTAAGTGACAAAATCCCAAGTACTACCTGTCTTCCACCATCTGTAGATAAGTATATTATGGAAATTGGAGACGATGATGGATTCATAAAACCCGGAGATAAGTTCATGGTTTATGCAGATGACTGCCGTATTGATTCCAGTGGTTCCGTGATATCCTGGAAACCAGATGGTGCAGCAGGTGGTTTTGCAGCATACCTGAACACCAAGTGTGAGTATAAACTCATTGATAAGGCCAGCGACAAGGTCATGCAACAGGGATCTTTTGTTTTACAATAA
- a CDS encoding type IV pilin N-terminal domain-containing protein — MMKINKGRTDPAVSPVIGVLLMLVVTIIVAAVVSGFAGGLAGDAKAAPSVSMDVKIDTSASNGMGGTTSQMTFEMLSGDPIPTKDLEIITYFTNSTGHIYKTSHSATSEKFDLYGYGTSYTRLPYLNDISKVGYAGNNDKADFGNYTISTGDILSAGSTRQVAEFLGLDWTAGTDPDPDTIDDADFKPGATVQVNILHTPSQKTIYSKEVVVK; from the coding sequence ATGATGAAAATAAATAAAGGCAGAACGGATCCGGCAGTATCGCCTGTGATCGGTGTTCTGTTAATGCTTGTGGTGACGATTATCGTTGCTGCTGTGGTGAGTGGGTTTGCCGGGGGGCTGGCCGGAGATGCCAAGGCAGCTCCATCGGTGTCCATGGATGTAAAGATTGATACATCTGCAAGTAATGGGATGGGAGGAACAACAAGCCAAATGACATTCGAAATGCTGAGTGGAGATCCTATACCCACCAAAGATCTTGAAATTATTACCTACTTTACCAATAGCACGGGTCATATTTACAAGACTTCTCACTCCGCCACCAGTGAAAAATTTGATTTATATGGATATGGAACAAGTTATACACGGTTACCATATCTCAATGACATTTCAAAGGTTGGATATGCTGGAAATAATGATAAAGCAGATTTTGGTAACTACACCATTTCAACTGGTGACATCCTTTCTGCAGGATCTACCCGGCAGGTTGCAGAATTCCTCGGCCTTGATTGGACTGCAGGGACGGATCCGGATCCTGATACTATTGATGATGCGGACTTTAAACCAGGGGCAACCGTTCAGGTAAACATTCTTCATACTCCCAGTCAAAAAACTATCTATTCCAAGGAGGTTGTGGTAAAATGA